The following coding sequences are from one Capsicum annuum cultivar UCD-10X-F1 chromosome 3, UCD10Xv1.1, whole genome shotgun sequence window:
- the LOC107863097 gene encoding putative aminoacrylate hydrolase RutD, producing the protein MPYCEVGKYQNDVDANCNNGTKIFYRTYGQGPIKVLLIIGLAGTHNSWDPQIKALAGTITPNDAESPASDRSSGEGGGGVEVCAFDNRGMGLSSVPTKKSEYTTSIMAKDAIAVMDHLGWEKAHIFGHSMGAMIACKLAAMVPERVLSLALLNVTGGGYECIPRIDRQTLSIAVRFLKAKTPEQRAAVDLDTHYSKEYLEEDVGTTTRRAVLYQEYVKGISASGMQSNCGFDGQINACWSHKLSRADLESICSAGFLISVIHGRHDVIAQLGHAKRLAKKLYPYARMVELPGGHLVSHERTEEVNDALLELIKASTSKISLYDWTNLPKKTSGWNMTPLSRKSSPEGSRSSVVVDIVGSLQMFLMFFFGLFMLAYEFMRRGVSRLNPVRVNAALT; encoded by the exons ATGCCTTATTGTGAGGTAGGCAAATATCAAAATGATGTAGATGCAAATTGCAACAATGGAACCAAGATTTTTTATAGAACTTATGGTCAAGGCCCTATCAAAGTTCTCTTGATTATTG GATTGGCTGGGACGCATAATTCATGGGACCCACAGATCAAGGCGCTTGCCGGAACGATTACGCCGAATGATGCTGAATCGCCGGCCAGTGATCGGAGCTCCGGTGAAGGTGGTGGGGGTGTGGAGGTATGTGCTTTTGATAATCGTGGAATGGGTTTAAGCTCTGTGCCAACTAAAAAATCAGAATATAC CACTAGCATTATGGCAAAAGATGCAATTGCTGTAATGGATCACTTGGGGTGGGAAAAAGCGCACATCTTTGGCCATTCAATGG GAGCTATGATAGCTTGCAAATTGGCTGCAATGGTGCCTGAGAGAGTTTTATCTTTGGCTTTACTGAATGTCACTGGAGGAGGCTATGAATGCATACCTAGG ATCGATCGTCAAACTCTATCAATTGCTGTCCGGTTTTTGAAGGCAAAAACTCCAGAACAGAGGGCTGCTGTTGATTTAGACACCCACTATTCAAAG GAATACCTCGAGGAAGATGTGGGAACTACGACCCGAAGAGCAGTATTATATCAA GAATATGTGAAAGGCATATCAGCATCCGGTATGCAGTCAAATTGTGGATTTGATGGACAGATAAATGCTTGTTGGTCTCATAAGTTATCACGGGCTGATCTTGAATCTATCTGCTCTGCTGGATTCCTAATTTCTGTTATTCATGGCAG GCATGATGTTATTGCTCAGTTAGGCCATGCAAAGAGGCTTGCGAAGAAGTTATATCCTTACGCTAGAATGGTAGAGCTTCCTGGAGGACATCTTGTTAGTCATGAAAGGACAGAAGAG GTCAATGACGCACTTCTTGAGTTGATCAAGGCATCCACGAGTAAGATTAGCCTGTATGACTGGACAAATTTGCCCAAGAAAACCTCTG GATGGAATATGACTCCACTTTCAAGAAAAAGTTCTCCAGAAGGAAGCAGATCGTCTGTCGTGGTCGACATTGTAGGGAGTCTACagatgttcttgatgttcttttTTGGTTTGTTTATGTTGGCATATGAGTTCATGCGAAGAGGTGTAAGTCGTCTAAACCCAGTCAGAGTAAACGCGGCCCTCACATGA
- the LOC107863096 gene encoding uncharacterized protein LOC107863096 — MSSAELRPGQNSRNAKQDSQDPSGRRNWELHDCEKDNSYEQLSMLESERKDFSSESVDVLKLCAENQLIEEFYSQTYCDDAATLDEQIKGYSSSAYSYKDAPSLMLENVVGDGSHEIPVKRDARGFLDFEYYSRLDPGDIKETCSKLDSEWIEVEKAEPWWRTADKELAASGFPKSSGCFANSDHSRPQYLGSESYNCSQFSNQVSIADMESLVTLDSYPGHHLSQSQQKILCVGKGCLTRGLGQSISGDDNLSIANVLTAETQPGSNDLSKGQLLEALCHSQTRAREAEQLAQQAYNEKEHVIKLFFRQASHLFAYRQWLQILQLEALVLQLRNKDEQNSNNYSTFFPVIPINGRKLKKFRYNKPIKRKPGKGKCKTNKSAVAFALGLGLAGAGLLLGWTMGWLFPARNGLT, encoded by the exons ATGTCTTCTGCGGAATTAAGGCCTGGCCAAAATTCTAGAAATGCAAAACAAGATTCACAGGATCCTTCAGGCCGCAGGAACTGGGAACTTCATGATTGCGAGAAAGATAATTCATATGAACAATTGAGTATGTTAGAGTCAGAGCGCAAAGATTTTAGCTCAGAGAGTGTTGATGTTCTGAAACTATGTGCGGAAAACCAATTAATCGAGGAGTTCTATTCTCAAACATATTGTGATGATGCTGCAACACTAGACGAGCAGATCAAGGGCTATAGTTCTTCTGCATATAGTTACAAAGATGCACCATCACTCATGCTCGAAAATGTAGTAGGTGATGGTTCACATGAAATACCAGTAAAAAGGGATGCCAGAGGATTTTTGGACTTCGAATATTACAGCCGCCTTGACCCTGGAGACATCAAAGAAACATGTTCTAAACTGGACTCTGAATGGATTGAAGTAGAGAAGGCGGAACCATGGTGGCGCACTGCTGACAAGGAGTTAGCTGCCTCAGGTTTTCCCAAATCATCTGGATGTTTTGCGAATTCTGATCATTCACGGCCTCAGTATTTGGGAAGTGAGTCATATAATTGTTCGCAGTTCTCTAACCAGGTTAGTATAGCAGATATGGAATCTCTGGTTACTCTTGACAGTTATCCAGGACATCATCTTTCACAAAGCCAACAGAAGATATTGTGTGTTGGCAAAGGGTGCTTAACACGCGGTTTAGGACAGTCAATAAG TGGTGATGACAATTTAAGTATTGCCAACGTCCTCACAGCAGAAACCCAACCAGGATCAAACGATCTCAGCAAAGGTCAGCTGTTGGAAGCACTATGCCATTCTCAAACCCGGGCAAGAGAGGCTGAACAATTGGCGCAGCAAGCATACAACGAGAAAGAGCACGTGATCAAGCTCTTCTTCCGACAGGCGTCCCACCTCTTTGCTTACCGGCAGTGGCTTCAAATTTTGCAGCTTGAAGCTCTGGTTCTCCAGCTCAGGAACAAAGATGAACAAAACTCCAACAACTATTCGACTTTCTTCCCTGTTATCCCAATCAATGGCCGGAAACTCAAGAAGTTCAGATATAACAAGCCTATTAAGAGGAAGCCGGGAAAGGGAAAATGCAAGACAAACAAGTCTGCTGTAGCTTTTGCCTTGGGTTTGGGTCTTGCTGGTGCTGGTTTGCTACTTGGTTGGACCATGGGATGGCTATTTCCTGCTCGCAACGGCTTAACCTGA